The following coding sequences lie in one Arachis ipaensis cultivar K30076 chromosome B03, Araip1.1, whole genome shotgun sequence genomic window:
- the LOC107632292 gene encoding DNA-directed RNA polymerases II, IV and V subunit 6A-like, with amino-acid sequence MGLNDSMKFIGGFFDFDGQEEAEEDVDNNKNEDITGEPLEIDDKEDEQPVEWPRKSSKYMTKCERARILGTRVLQISMNAPVMVELEGETDPLEIAMEELREWKIPFTIRRYLPDGR; translated from the exons ATGGGATTGAATGATTCAATGAAATTTATTGGTGGATTCTTTGATTTTGATGGGCAGGAGGAGGCAGAGGAGGATGTTGATAACAATAAAAATGAAGACATAACTGGAGAGCCTCTTGAGATCGATGACAAGGAAGATGAACAACCAGTGGAGTGGCCTCGAAAGAGTTCGAAGTACATGACCAAGTGCGAGCGTGCCCGGATTCTGGGTACCCGTGTTCTCCAAATCAG TATGAATGCTCCTGTTATGGTGGAACTGGAGGGAGAAACTGATCCACTTGAG ATTGCTATGGAAGAGCTTCGAGAGTGGAAGATACCCTTTACCATCCGTCGCTACTTACCCGATGGAAGGTAA
- the LOC107628902 gene encoding organ-specific protein P4, protein MMKPTLAFLSLIFLFLFATTAESRKEPGEYGKMVMKDNEISEGIEGLLVDGLKHKCEGDKKTNIARNFEPIPNISVYKEDIISAEEKKQNIVKNFEPIPNITVYKEDIISAEEKEQNIVKNFEPKPNVFLSGEANRK, encoded by the exons ATGATGAAGCCAACTCTTGCTTTTCTCTCCCTTATCTTCCTCTTTTTG TTTGCCACTACCGCGGAATCAAGAAAAGAGCCGGGAGAATATGGGAAAATGGTGATGAAAGATAATGAGATTTCTGAAGGAATCGAAGGCCTTCTTGTTGATGGATTGAAGCACAAATGTGAAGGCGACAAGAAGACAAATATTGCGAGGAATTTTGAACCCATACCAAACATTTCTGTTTATAAAGAGGACATTATTAGTGCCGAGGAGAAGAAGCAAAATATTGTGAAGAATTTTGAACCCATACCAAACATTACTGTTTATAAAGAGGACATTATTAGTGCCGAGGAGAAGGAGCAAAATATTGTAAAGAATTTTGAACCGAAGCCAAATGTTTTTCTTTCCGGTGAAGCTAACAGAAAATAA